GCCAGGCGGCCTGCTTCTGGCCGGTTTGCTCGACCGCTTCCGTGAGCCAGTCCTGCGGATATTCGGCCTGGACGACGCGGATGTCGCCGAGTTCGCCGTTCGCGATCATCTCGCGCGCCTGGCGGACCATCGGATAGCCGGTGTAATTATGCGTCAGCACGAACAGCGCGCCGCTCTCGTCGGCGATCTTCTTCAGCTTCTTCGCATCGGCAAGGTTGGACGTCAGCGGCTTGTCGCAGATGACGTGGATGCCGCGCTTGAGGAATTCTTTGGCCGCATCGTAATGCACATGGTTCGGCGTGACGATCGCCACCGCCTCGATGCCGTTTTTCAGCTTCGCCTCGCGGATCGCCATCTCGCGATAGCTGGAATAGGTCCGCGACGGATCGAGGCCGAGGTCGCGGCCGGATGCGATCGCCTTTTCGGGCGAAGCCGACAGCGCGCCGGCAATGAGATCGTACTGATCGTCGATGCGTGCCGCTATACGGTGCACCGCGCCGATAAACGCGCCCGCGCCGCCGCCCACCATGCCGAGCCGGATGCGCGGCTCGCGTGTCTGTTCGGATGATGCTTCGATTGCCATTGATTCCTCCTGAAATTTGAACTTGGCGCGGATATGCCCCTCATCCGGCTGCCGCCACCTTCTCCCTGCTCGCGGGGAGAAGGTGTATGCCGCAGCGTCTTTTCCGCTCTCGACGCTTGGTCGGGCAAGTCCCCTCGCCCCGTTTACGGGGAGAGGGTTAGGGTGAGGGGCAACCAACCAATATGAACTGATTTAGGAAAGCCCCAGCATTCGCCGGTTGGCCGCCTGGTCTGTGCCGCTGCCCGCGAAATCGTCGAAAGCTTTCTCGGTGACGCGGATGATATGGGCGGCAACGAATTCGGCGCCTTCGCGGGCGCCGTCTTCCGGATGCTTCAGCGCGCATTCCCATTCGACCACGGCCCAGCCGTCGAAATTATTCGCCGTCATCTTCGAAAACACCGCGCCGAAATCGACCTGGCCGTCGCCGAGCGAACGGAACCGGCCGGCACGTTCGACCCAGCCCTGATAGCCGCCGTAGACGCCCTGGCGCCCGGTCGGATTGAACTCCGCATCCTTTACGTGGAACATCTTGATGCGGTCCTTATAGATGTCGATATTGTCGAGATAATCGAGGCACTGCAGGACATAGTGCGAGGGATCGTAGAGCATGTTGGCGCGCGGATGGTTCTTCACCCGCTCCAGGAACATCTCGAAGGTGATGCCGTCATGCAGGTCCTCGCCCGGGTGGATCTCGTAGCAGACGTCGATACCGTTCTCGTCCGCATGGTTGAGGATCGGCGTCCAGCGGCGGGCGAGTTCGTCGAAGGCAGTCTCGACCAGACCGGCAGGACGCTGCGGCCAGGGATAGATGAAGGGCCAGGCAAGCGCGCCGGAGAAGGTCGCATGCGCCGTAAGCCCGAGGTTCTTGGATGCGGTCAGCGCCATCTTGACCTGCTCGACCGCCCATTCCTGACGCGCTTTCGGATTGCCGCGCACCTCCGGTGCAGCAAACCCGTCGAAGGCTTCGTCATAGGCCGGGTGAACGGCGACGAGCTGGCCTTGCAGATGGGTGGAGAGTTCGGTGATCTCGATGCCGTTTTCGCGAGCCTTGCCGGCGAATTCGTCGCAATAGGCCTTGGATGTGGCAGCCTTTTTGAGATCAATCAGCTGGCTGGCCCAGGTCGGCACCTGGACGCCCTTGTAACCGATGTCGGCCGCCCATTTGGTGATGGCGTCCCACGAATTGAAAGGAGCGGTATCGCCCGCGAACTGGCCAAGGAAAAGGCCGGGGCCCTTGATCGTCTTCATGTCAGATTCCTCCCTGAATATCGACCGTAAACGTTTCTGAAGTGTTGTAGCACGCTATTTGGCGGGAGCAAGGCGCCTCCTCGCCCTTGCGTCGAATTTGGCGCGAGGCCAGATGCGATATGGCTGCGAGCTAATCATGATGGGCTTTGGCGGGCAAGAGGTACGTGCAGCATTTTCGGCCAGCCGCTGTATGGAAGCATAAAAAATGCGCCCATCCTTTCGAATGGGCGCATGTCTCAAGTCGATGGATCAGAACGGCGAGTCCGGGAAATAGAAGTCCTTGGCATTCTCCTTGGTGATGAGCGTCGCATCGAGAATGTAGCTGCCATGAACCGGCACCTGATCGTAGAGGGCCGCAGCCGTCAGCTCCATCGCCGTCCCGACCATTGCCGGCGGATAGAGAACGTCGACCGGGATCAGCTTGTCGCCGTCCATGACCTTCTTGACCATGTCCTTGGAGCCGGCACCGGCGACGACATACTTGATGTCGGTGCGCTTGGCCTGCTCGATCGCCTGCAGAACGCCGACGGCCATGTCGTCATCCTGGCACCATACGACGTCGATCTTCTGGTACTTGGTCAGGTAGTCCTGCATGACCTTGAAGGCATCGTCGCGGTTCCAGTTGCCGTACTGGCGGTCGAGAACCTTGACGTTCGAGCCGGCAATGCCCTTGTCGAAGCCGTCCTGGCGCTGCTGATCGATCGGGATCGGCAGACCGCGGATGATGACGACTTCGGCGTCCGGCGTCGTGTCCTTGATGTACTTGCCGGCGACTTCGCCGAGAGCCGGGTTGTTGCCGGCGACATAGAGGTCGCGCACGGAATTGTCGTTATTGCTCGGCGCGCGGTCGACGAGGGCGACGAACTTGCCCTTGGCCTTGACTTCCTTGATGGCGTTGACGAGCGGATCCGGATCCGACGGCAGGATGACGAGGGCGTCGATGCCTTGCGTATCGAGATCCTGCACGGCGTTGGCCTGGCTGGCGGCGTCCGGCGAGGTCTTGACGATGACGTTGAGACCGGGATGTTCGGCCATCAGCAGCTTTGCGACGCGTTCGGCATGGAACACGACGCCCGACGTCCAACCGTGGTCGGCGGCTGGAATGGATACGCCGATCGTGAATTTCTTGTCCTGGGCGTGAGCGGCGCCGGCGAACGTCACCGCCGCAACCGCCAGGCCCAACATCAATTTACGCATGCTATTTCCTCCCAATAGTTCAGGGACTTCCATACGGGACCGGACGCCCTGTAAGCCCGATCAATTGTAGCCCGGGCCAATTGTAAGCCCGGTCAATTCAAGATTTGCCAATTTATGATTTGCGCACCAGCGAGCGCTGGACGAACATGGCGATGATGATGATCGCACCCTGGATGGCGCCGATCAGATACTCGCTGATGAAATTCGAAAGCAGCATGATGTTGCCGACCAATTCAAGAATGAAGGCGCCGCAGATCGTGCCCCAGACCCTGCCCGCGCCACCCTTGAGCGCCGTGCCGCCGACGACGACGGCGGTGATCGCCTGCAGTTCCCACAGAATACCGGTCGTCGCCGAGGTCGAGCCAAGACGGGGAACGTAGAGCAGCACGGCAATGGCGACGCACAATCCCTGTATGACGAAGGCGATCGTCCGCACACGGTTGACCGCGATGCCCGAATAGCGGGCGACATCGCTGTTTGATCCGACCGCGACGACGTGGCGCCCGTAACGGGTGCGATAGAGGATGAAGGCAGCAACCGCCGTCACCGCCAGGATCACCACGATCGGCACCGGTATGCCGGCGATACTGCCGAAATAAGCAGGGCGATAGAGCGTCTGGATATCGGCGGAGCGAAGCGTGATCGCGCCGCCCTGCGACAGCCACGTCGTCAGGCCGCGATAGATGCCCATCGTGCCGAGCGTCGCGATGAAGGGCTCGATCCTGCCGACCGTCGTGATCAGGCCGTTCGCCAGGCCGCAGAGTGCGCCGGCAACCATGGTGAAGACGACCGCGACCACCAGCATCAAAGCCGGATTTTCGATGGCGCCCGAATTCATCAGCAGGATCATCAGGCTGGCGACGAAGGCCACCATCGAGCCTACCGACAGATCGAGATCCCCCGCTGATATCACGAAGGTCGCACCGACCGCGATAATGGCGATGAAGGCGCTGCGCGTCGCGACATTGGCAAGGTTGGTGATGCCGATGAAATTAGGGTTGACCAGGGCTCCGACGATCAGCAGCAACGCCAGGGCGACGAAGGGCGCGACCGCACGCAGGTCGACATCCCGCCAGGATCGGCGCCGGATTTCCCTGGTCTCCTCGTTGACACTCATTTCCAAAACCAACCTCCCGTCCCATATTTTCTGGGAATCTTATCTGTCGCCCTGATCGGCAAAGCCTTGCTTCAGCCCTCAGGCGGCCGCCTTCTTCTTGAGCCCGGCGGCGTAACGCATGATCTCCTGCTCGGAAATCTCCTCGCCCTCGAGCACGCCGACAATATGCCCTTCGCGCATCACCGCCACTCTCGTGCAGAGGCCGATGACCTCCGGCATTTCCGACGACACGACGATGATCGACCGGCCGTCCCGGGCGAGTGCCGAGATGAAATGATAGATCTGCTGCTTGGTGCCGACATCGATGCCGCGCGTCGGCTCATCGATGATAATGATCTGAGGTTCGGTCTCCATGACCTTGGCGAGCAGCAGCTTCTGCTGGTTCCCCCCCGACATCCGGCCGGCGACGATATTGCCGTCGCGAACCCTGATATCGAAGCGGCGCTTGGCCTTTGCCATCGCGGCCGCCTCGCTGCCCGGGCTGAGATAGCCGTGGCGAGCGTGCCTTCCGAGCGATTGCAGTGTCAGATTGGTCACCATGCCGGAGCGCAGCAGCAGGCCTTTCGACTTGCGGTCCTTGGTCATATAGGCGAGGCCGCAGCGATTGGCGGCATGGACGTCGCCGGAGGGAACCGTTTCGCCCTTGATGACCACCTCACCCTCGAGACGGGTCCGCAACCCGGCGATCGCTTCCATCAGCTCGGTGCGGCCGGAGCCGATCATGCCTGAAAAACCGATGATCTCGCCCTTGCGCACCTCGAAGCTCGCGTCCTTCACATAGCCCGTGGACAACGACGCGACCTTGAGGACAATTTCCTCGTCGACATCAGGCTCGACCTTGGCGGGATAGAGGCTGGAGAGTTCGCGGCCGACCATCAGCTGCGCGATTGATTCCCCGTCCAGAACGGATGTCGGCGAAGTCTTGATCCATTGGCCATCGCGAAGGACGGTGACCCGGTCGGTCAACTCCATCACTTCGTCGAGTTTGTGGGACACGAAGACGAAGCTGGTACCCTGGTCGCGAAGCTTGCGAACCTGCTTGAACAGCATGTTGGTCTCTTCACTCGACAGCACTGCGGTCGGTTCGTCCATGAACACCACCCGCGCATCGCGGCTGATTGCCTTGGCGATTTCGACCATCTGCTTGTCGGCGATGGAAAGCGTGCTGATCAGCGCATTCTCATCAACATGCGAACCGAGCACATCGAGAACCTTGCGTGTCTCCGACCGCATATATTTGCGGTCGAGCACGCCGAAGCGCGTAACTTCGCGCCCGAGAAAAAGGCTCTCCGTCACGGTCAGATGTTCGGCGAGGTTGAATTCTTGGTGAATGATGACGATGCCGAGCGCCTCGGCGGCGCCATTGGGCGGCAGCGCGACCGGCTTGCCGTCGAGCAGGATCTCGCCGGAACTCGGCTGTTCGAACCCGGACAAAACTTTGACAAGCGTGGATTTGCCGGCGCCATTTTCACCCATGAGCGCATGGATTTCGCCGGCGCGGAGATCGAAGTTCACGCTGAAGAGGACCTGCACTCCACTGAAGGATTTGCATATGCGCCTGGCGGACAGCACCACGGGTGCGGTGGCGGCAGCTTCCACAGTCATCCGGTCCTCCCAAAGCGGCATCCCATCCGCTCTGGAGCCGCATGTAAACCTTTACATACATCGTGTAAAGGTTTACATCGTTGATTTACACAGATCAGTTGAAGCCTGCCTTTGACCTCTCGACAAGTCTGTGTAGTGTCGCGGCGAAGAAGCCCCAAGGCAGAGCCAAGTGTCGAATTCCACGCCCGCAACCATCGAAGACGTCGCCCGGATCGCCGAGGTCTCCATCGCGACGGTTTCCCGGGCAATCCACATGCCGGAGAAGGTCGCCAACTCCACCCGCCTCAAGGTCAACCAGGCGATCGCCATCACCGGCTATACGACCAATGCCATGGCGCGCAGCCTGAGGCTCGGCCGCTCCAACATGATCCTTGTGGTGGCGCCCGATATCGGCGATCCCAATTTCTCCAACATTCTGGTCGGGCTGGAGAACGAAGCGCGCGCACACGGCTACGGCATCCTGATCGGCCACACTCAGAACGATGCCCAGCGCGGCCTGGAATATCTGAAATTCTTCAATTCCAACCAGGCGGCCGGATTGATCCTCTTCACCGGCATCTTGCCCTTCGGGCATCAGACCATGACCGCGCGGCTGCCGCCGAGCGTCGGCGTTTTCGAGCCCGTCTTTAACGGCGGCATTCCCTATGTCGGCGTCGATGATACCGAGGGCGCTCGCAAAGCGGTGGATCTGCTGCTGGCCGAAGGGCATCGCAAGATCGCCTTCATCGGCGATTCGCGCACCCGGCTTGCCTATACCAGGCGCCGCATGGGTTACGATGCCGGTCTCGACGCCGCAGGCATCCCGCCCGACACCAGGATCGTGCTCGAAGGCGACGGCACGATCGAAAGCGGGCGGCATGCGGTCGAACAGCTTTTCATGCGCGACACGCTTCCAACCGCCTTCATGTGCGTGAACGACCAG
The Rhizobium leguminosarum DNA segment above includes these coding regions:
- a CDS encoding substrate-binding domain-containing protein; the protein is MRKLMLGLAVAAVTFAGAAHAQDKKFTIGVSIPAADHGWTSGVVFHAERVAKLLMAEHPGLNVIVKTSPDAASQANAVQDLDTQGIDALVILPSDPDPLVNAIKEVKAKGKFVALVDRAPSNNDNSVRDLYVAGNNPALGEVAGKYIKDTTPDAEVVIIRGLPIPIDQQRQDGFDKGIAGSNVKVLDRQYGNWNRDDAFKVMQDYLTKYQKIDVVWCQDDDMAVGVLQAIEQAKRTDIKYVVAGAGSKDMVKKVMDGDKLIPVDVLYPPAMVGTAMELTAAALYDQVPVHGSYILDATLITKENAKDFYFPDSPF
- a CDS encoding sugar phosphate isomerase/epimerase family protein; amino-acid sequence: MKTIKGPGLFLGQFAGDTAPFNSWDAITKWAADIGYKGVQVPTWASQLIDLKKAATSKAYCDEFAGKARENGIEITELSTHLQGQLVAVHPAYDEAFDGFAAPEVRGNPKARQEWAVEQVKMALTASKNLGLTAHATFSGALAWPFIYPWPQRPAGLVETAFDELARRWTPILNHADENGIDVCYEIHPGEDLHDGITFEMFLERVKNHPRANMLYDPSHYVLQCLDYLDNIDIYKDRIKMFHVKDAEFNPTGRQGVYGGYQGWVERAGRFRSLGDGQVDFGAVFSKMTANNFDGWAVVEWECALKHPEDGAREGAEFVAAHIIRVTEKAFDDFAGSGTDQAANRRMLGLS
- a CDS encoding ABC transporter permease; this encodes MSVNEETREIRRRSWRDVDLRAVAPFVALALLLIVGALVNPNFIGITNLANVATRSAFIAIIAVGATFVISAGDLDLSVGSMVAFVASLMILLMNSGAIENPALMLVVAVVFTMVAGALCGLANGLITTVGRIEPFIATLGTMGIYRGLTTWLSQGGAITLRSADIQTLYRPAYFGSIAGIPVPIVVILAVTAVAAFILYRTRYGRHVVAVGSNSDVARYSGIAVNRVRTIAFVIQGLCVAIAVLLYVPRLGSTSATTGILWELQAITAVVVGGTALKGGAGRVWGTICGAFILELVGNIMLLSNFISEYLIGAIQGAIIIIAMFVQRSLVRKS
- a CDS encoding LacI family DNA-binding transcriptional regulator; its protein translation is MSNSTPATIEDVARIAEVSIATVSRAIHMPEKVANSTRLKVNQAIAITGYTTNAMARSLRLGRSNMILVVAPDIGDPNFSNILVGLENEARAHGYGILIGHTQNDAQRGLEYLKFFNSNQAAGLILFTGILPFGHQTMTARLPPSVGVFEPVFNGGIPYVGVDDTEGARKAVDLLLAEGHRKIAFIGDSRTRLAYTRRRMGYDAGLDAAGIPPDTRIVLEGDGTIESGRHAVEQLFMRDTLPTAFMCVNDQTAIGVMVGLGARGYDIPRDFSVTGFDDVPQAVFISPPLTTIRQPRTAIGKQAMALLLELLSDGRPTETEILLRPDLVVRNSVSAPSRNWSKR
- a CDS encoding sugar ABC transporter ATP-binding protein, with product MTVEAAATAPVVLSARRICKSFSGVQVLFSVNFDLRAGEIHALMGENGAGKSTLVKVLSGFEQPSSGEILLDGKPVALPPNGAAEALGIVIIHQEFNLAEHLTVTESLFLGREVTRFGVLDRKYMRSETRKVLDVLGSHVDENALISTLSIADKQMVEIAKAISRDARVVFMDEPTAVLSSEETNMLFKQVRKLRDQGTSFVFVSHKLDEVMELTDRVTVLRDGQWIKTSPTSVLDGESIAQLMVGRELSSLYPAKVEPDVDEEIVLKVASLSTGYVKDASFEVRKGEIIGFSGMIGSGRTELMEAIAGLRTRLEGEVVIKGETVPSGDVHAANRCGLAYMTKDRKSKGLLLRSGMVTNLTLQSLGRHARHGYLSPGSEAAAMAKAKRRFDIRVRDGNIVAGRMSGGNQQKLLLAKVMETEPQIIIIDEPTRGIDVGTKQQIYHFISALARDGRSIIVVSSEMPEVIGLCTRVAVMREGHIVGVLEGEEISEQEIMRYAAGLKKKAAA